Genomic window (Rosa chinensis cultivar Old Blush chromosome 6, RchiOBHm-V2, whole genome shotgun sequence):
CTCATTGACTTGATCACATTAGGCCCCATCCCCATTGCAGGACCATATGTTCCTGTGATGTGAGTCAATATTTCGTTCGGATAATCAAAGATTATCTGCAAGAGAATTGTAACATGTAAAAACGGTATTAGTAACTATGCAAGTCATACTTGAAAAGAGATACTAGTATAAGAACTAACTGACCCTGTCACTTTTATATCCTCCAGCTCCTCCATGTTTGGCTCCCCATACAGCTTCACCATCGGAATCATACTGAACCTTTATATATACAACTCCGATGTTCCTGGACAACTTGATTTGTCGAATACCTGAATAAACTCCATCATCAAACACAGAACCACCACTTCCTCCCCAAGGACCATATGTTACCACACCTTCAACTTTTGAAGGAAGTCTCTCAatacttggagtctgaaatgagAAACTTCATGTTATATAgttaaaattgaagaaaaaataaaaaggcaaaaaaaaaaaaaaattgatcttaCAGACTCACAGTGTTAATTACGTACCTTGCGTATGATTCCATCACTACTTGAGTCTCCAGAATTAGAAAACTGCCTAAAGAGCTTGTTGGGCACTGAAGCTGCAGGGTTTGTAGTAATGGGATCATCCTTGGGTCTTATAGCGAGAAACACATCACAGTTTTGGAGTAGTGAGTAGCCAGCAGGGATGTCAGCGCCACCAGTCATATAACTGTACTGTGTGTGAGCCATAACTACGCTGTAGTGGTTTTGATCATTCTGAATCGGCTTGAGGTAAGCTCCTATTGCATCAAGATACCAGCCAGACCTCCCATGAAACCCAACAATTTTGTTACCAGTTGTCACTGGAAGTGAAAAATAGTTTCCTTGTTCAATTCCAAAAGGTCCATAAGATCTTTTGTTGCTCTTGAAAGTAAGCGATCGGACTGATACTGTCCCCCATTCACTTATCTTGCCATAATACCCATGAATTGAAGTCAAAAATTCCTCTGGATAATCAAGCTTCACCTGCAGTAGTAATATACAATTAACTAGCTAGTTTGTAAAGTATTGTTAATGTGCATGTGACTAAAATGACGGCTAACCTTGTCTGTTTTCCAGCCTCCATTTCCACCATGCTTGTCTGACCAAAATGAGCACCCTTTGCTATCATACTCAATCTGGATGGAGTCAATCCCAGAGCCATGAGCTATCACTAATTGCCTTACCGTTGAGTAAACTCCGTCATCCCACATGAGCCCAGTTTGGCCTCCCCATGGTCCAACTGATACCACTTTCTTCTCCGGTTCCTCAAAAGTACTCTGCGGCAAATTTAATGTCCAAGTAGTACTGTAATTATTAGTTACTTACAAGTGAACAAGAATTTCAATAAGTAATGAATGCATTGCAGAAGACATATAGTTAGTTACCATTTCGGAATAGTGATCACTGAAAGAGATGGAAAGCTAAGTGAGGCTGTGGATGAATGAAACTAAATGCTAGCTGCATTGAAAAGAACGATGTCAATGGAATGAGGAATTTATACGAAGTATAAAGTGTGTTTATATAAAATAGGTAGCTTGGAACAGTCTAGAAGAAGCTAATTCTGTTTTCCACTATGGAGCGAGGGGCACCCAAGTTAAAGAATCGAATTATTCAAATCCTGTATTCCTGTATGGTAAAGGAATGGTATGACCTCCATATAGACAAAAAGAGTCTCATCTTTGCTTAGCTATAGCTTAGCTAGATAGCATTTGTTTTTTCTGCTTCCATCGAAACGAATTCATCGAATTGGGAAACAGAAACCGGCAACCACTCACTCATGATGAATTAATATTGGAAGCTTTTCTAATCTGCGAGTATAGGAAGCTAATTTTCTGGTTATGGCTTATTATAATGCATGAGGTAATTTAGAAACGCACACGTATGTACTCTGAAATCTCTGATATTCCTACTTGATTCTATTCCATATCATGAATCGTTCCTTTCAGAATTTCTCAAGCAGGAAATGTTCTACTTTTTGGCAGTACTGGTTTGCTTTTCAACATACCACCAAGAATCTAGTTAGTACTCCATTTCCACTTGCCAATATATTGACCACAGTTTTTGTCCACAGTCTAGTTCAAGAAATAAATCATAGCTAGCTAGCACACAATCCAGGATTTTGGTGCTAGCTAGCTATGATTTATTTCTTGATATTTCGATTTACCGCACCTGTAACATCGAGTTAATAAAAACATTTGATAACAAAGACCAGTCCGGGTTCATTGTTTCATATTCACTCTAATGCTCTATGAAAGTCAGCGTATCAATTATTCTGCAAATCAATGTCTGATCATAAATTGAAGAGAATTGATCATTGACTTCTATCCATTTATTTTAATCAGTACATTGTCTGCAATTCCATTATGTAAATCAAGCTTTTAGTTCTTACTATAGATAGATGTACAGCTTTCGTATAAAAGCTAGTTAGGATTTGTATTGTAAACAGATTATTGAATACATTCAGATCGATTCCCATATTCTTCTTCTGTTCTTTACATATATCAGAACAGAGTATTATCATTCAGTGAATAGAGAGATTATGGAATACAACTACATATAGAGAACATACTTGATGagacaaaataataaagtttaCCCTAGTAAACAAATTCTAATCTGGCTTATCTAGCTTTATGATTACCATCcgtatttttctcttttttttcatcaATGAGAACTCAGAAGTATGGATATGGCCACATCCAAACATATATTATCATCCTCATCTAGCATGGACTCCAAAGAAGGATCAAAATTCTCAGGTAGTGAGGCAAGAAGAACTGCAACCTTGTCTTCCTCCGTGATCCTCACCTTCGAGTCAGACAGTTCCTTCAGCATCTTGTTGAACTCCTTAATATGGTCCTCCGTTGTTGTATTTCCACCCTTGGTGAACCTATGAAGCTTCATCTTGAGGTTGATCCGCTTTGCCGAAGTTTCTACATTACAATTTTCAAGTTTCTCCCAAACCTCCTTAGCGGACATTGTCTCACTTGTGTTAGTAGACTTGATCTCCATCGATAAATAGCACCGAATTATAGAACAAGCATAAGTATCAAGCTTACACCACTCGTCTTCCTCCATATTAGAGGGTTTTCCATCCAAAACAAATTCCAAATCGTCCTCGGCTAAGATATACCTCACTTCACGTTGCCATGTCCTCAAATTGTTCTTCCCATCATATTTATCGATTTCATCAATTTCATGCATTGTGGATTGACGTACTTCTTGTACTTTGATCTCTCCCTAAAGCCTAGATATTACCCTATAGTACTGATCTGTGgcgcaatatatatatatatatatatatatatatatatatatatatatatgttcttacTCTGTTTCCTAATCTTTCTTGCAATGCAAAGTCTGTACTTATAACAGGCTTAGGTAAAGAAccttgatgaagaagaaaatcagcaaacttttaaattttcttttactATCCTTTTCAAAAAACGAGAAACTACACATCATCCTCTATCAAAACAAGTAACTAAATCACAGCATGGATTTGAGATACTCCAAGTAAATCATACTTTGTAATAATATATTTTTCCGTGGgaattaaaattcatgaaacttATCTACCAGAAAATCAATTTGAAACCTTTGTAACAAGggaaagtttgaaatttttaagTATTTGTACTATTGGTCAATCAACATAACCACAATCGTCAGTGTTGATGCTAATGGTGTTGTTGCTTGGGTTGCTTGTGTCGATTTATCTAAACTAAATATTTCAAACCATtggccaaaaaataaaaaagatttcAAACTAAATAAATAACCGACTGAAATAGTACAGTGCTGGTTTCTTTTAAAGACAGTGATGGCTTCGTAATGTACCTCACAACCTTCAGTTTGAAGTATCATGAAAACTGAAAACTTCCATCATAATGTTTGGAATACTAATAATCCGAGGACCGTAAAATATATTCATAATGCCACTGGCAATTAGCTGCCAGACGCATTCAACCTAAGTGAGCATTCTTTAGAAATTCATATTCCTCGCTTTCTTCAGCTCCAGTTTGGGACAGTGATTCAGAACATGTCCAATTTCATGACAGTAATGACACTCTACAACTTTATGATTTCTTGATTTAGAAGACCCAGAGGAACTCTTTGATCCACCACAGGAACCCTGATCTTTTGTCACCCCAGCTTTAGCTTCAGCATTCCTATTCTGGTTTCTGGCCACTGCATTCCTATTGTCATTGAAGAGGAGCATTTCTTCGACTTCATAACAGTCTACACTGTCCTTCGCATACAGCATGCCCATCACCAAATTATTATACTTCTCAGGAAGCGACGCCAGAAGAATCGAAACCTTGTCTTCCTCACTCAGCTCCACCTCAAACTCCGAGAGCTCCGTCACCCTCCTGTTAAACTCCTCAAGATGGTCCCGCAAACTGGTAGTGCTCTCATCCATCCTCATCTTGTAAAGCTGCATCTTGAGACTGATCCGCTCGATGAACGATTCCTTCTTCAAATAAAGCCtctcaagtttctccaaaatgtCCTTGGACGACTTCTCAGCCACCACTTTGTTCTGGACCTCTTCGGACAAATAGAATCGCAGAATCGAGCAAGCTTTCTCATCAAACACCTTCCACTCGCCTTGCTTCATAGAGTCCGGCTTCCCATCCAAAGCTTCCACGACGCCCTCATATCCAAGGATATCACATACCTCTACTTCCCAAAGCCTAAAATCACCCTTGCCATTAAATTTCTGGGGCTCCCTCGATGGACCATTGATGTAATAGTCCAGGTCTGGTTCGTATTCCGGGTAGTAATGGTGGTGCCACTCAGACATTTTCACAAAACACCTATAGTGCCAAATAAACAAACGTCAAATTAAAATGTGGTGAACCCACTCAGACATTTTCACAAACACCATGAGGAGTGCACTCGATGTTGTCTagccatttattttttttatcggtGCAAATGCACGTCGGTAGTTTGACTTCTTTTCCAAATCAGCCCCTCAAATTCAAACAAGGCTTATGTGCTAATGATGATCCAATTCACTACGAAACCAACATTACAAAATTGAAGTGCTATTTcctatattttcatttttcacacacacaaaaaataaGAGATAGAGAAAGTCCCTTTTTTATATAAAGGGAGAATTATCATAGATACCTGAAGAAGAAGACTCCGGAAAGGTTATGTGAGTCGGCGACGGTCCTCGCAGATTGTGCTGCCGCAGCGACGCTCTAGAATTGCTTTCTCTCTGCCGCACTGCGTTAGACTGACCAGAGACCTCGGTCTTTATATGGGTAACTGAAACCTAGTGACGGTTAATTCAAGACAATTGGGCCAAGCTTGCAGGCTTAGATATTTCACTGTTGGGCCGGGCTTAGCGTATTAGTTTTTCTGCTTCTGTATTGTTTACATAACAGAATGTCAGAATCTACTCCATTCATTTCAAATACTATACTCTAAtgctttctaaaaaaaaataataataataaataaataaaataaaaaactatacTCTAATAATATAATCTCATCATTGATAAATCAcgatttttagaattttttctaAGTGAAGGTttgcaaaaataaaattttcttataCTTTTTCCAGATTTCCAACCTCGAAAAAAcgtaaaatgaaaattttaagtCGAGATTTTTTAGGTTCGTTAGTTCTAAAATTGCTCAAAAACCATGCCTTACCAATGAGAAGAATTTGGTGAGGTTTAATTTTCGTCAAAAACCATGTGTAGTACACAATTTTTGATGAAAATTATGGTCTCCAACAAAAAAACATTTGGGTGATtagtaattttctatatttttaagTACATTTAAGCTCGCTTGCATGGGCTCACCCTTCTCTCTCCATGATTTCAATGAAAGGCGAACGAAAAGTACTTCTTCCACTAAACATATTTACTTTAGGAAGTaagctctatgatctctttATCATCCTAGAATTGCTTCAGCAATTACAAGATATTGCTCGCTCTTGTTTGCTTCTCATGGTTGCTGCTGATTTTTAGAACAAACGTTCAATTGTCACAATCTAATGAAAATCAAATTCGAAATTAGCTAGCTACATACATTCAGTCTGATTGACAATTGAACATGCTTTAGAACAAATTCTTATTTCTCTTCTTCAGCTGCAGCTTGGGACAGTGATTCAGAATGTGTCAAATTTCATGACAGTAATAACACTCTTTGCCTTCATAATTTCTCGAGTTAGAAGACCTGGAACTCTTCGAACCACCACAACTCTGATCTTTTGTCACTCGAGCTTTAGCTTCAGCATTCTTACTCTCCTTATATAGAAGCAAAGATACGACATGATCAAAAACTACACTGTCCTTCCCATACATCATACCCATCACTAGATCATTATACTTTTCAGGAAGCGAGGCCAGAAGAATCGCAACCTTGTCTTCGTCGCTAAACTCCACATCATACCCTGAAAGCTCCCAGACCCTCCTGTTAAACTCATCTACATGCTCCTGCATACTAGTAGTCCTCTCATCCATCCTCAACTTGTAAAGCTGCATCTTGAGAATTCGCTCATTAAATGAGttattcaaataaattttcCCAAGCTTTTCCAAAATCTCTTTCGCGGATTTCGCTGCCATGACTTTCTGCTTGACCTTTTTGGACATATAGAACCGAAGTATCGAACAAGCTTTCTGATCAAGCACCTTCCACTCGGCTTGCTTCATGTAACTGGGTTTCCCATCCAGAGCTTCAACTAAACCCTCAACGGCTAGGACATCACATACCTCAACTTGCCACATCTTgaaattgttctttccattgaaCTTCTCGACTTCCCATGATGGAGCGTTTAGATTATAGTCTTGGTCGCATCCTAGTTGCGGATGCCAAATAATGCAAATATCGTCGGAGGAAACTGGTTCAGGCATTTTCACAAACACCTTGTAGACATGATAACAAAACCTAAGTTTAAATCACCACAGTCCCAAtgtttaaggtttagggtttagcaAAATTCACTATGAGAAATAAGCACAGAAGTGATTATAACGAATCAGAAAGAAACTTACAGATTTAGAAGAAGTCTCCACAAGGTTATGCCATGACCAGTGCTCTCTTTCTTCCTACGTAGTACTGCAACTGCAAATCCTTCGTCAAATCACAAAAAGAAATCGTCTTGGGCCTGGACTGGACCAACCTCCTACTGCGAATGGGCTCTCACCAATTGCAGTTTTGTTATTATTTCACTTTCAGCCCAACCCAAACTCTACTTCTGGCATGTTCAGTTCGGGCCTCACGCTCGTATATAAGATATAACTAAAGCCGTACAGCTGAAATGTGGATCATGCTGATTCGCACCGACGTAAACGGAACGGAGATCTGAGTCAAGTGAGGGACCCACTACAAAGTAGACTAGATACTAGAGGGAGACAGACGGCCATGAACGGTGGCCCGTTACACGTTCCTTACTCGTCGTTCAATGATATCTCAATTTTTAAACAAACATTTTTCACTTGTGCTTTAAGTTTGAACCAAGATATAGAAGAATAATTAGGTAAAATTCTTAAACTTTGTCCAGTGTTTATGTTGTATTTTCTTTCTAGTGACTCCTAATTAATTAGGACAGTTCATTAATCTTGATTTATTTACTTTAGTAAAGTCGCATTAAACACTTGAACAAAAAGAACTCATCTCGTGATAAATAAGCCAATAAGGATAGTGAGTCATCTtccttctttatttctttttatcttttgaCTTATAAGGTTGTATCGCCTTTTGCTTTGGTGATGACAGCTTCTATCAATAATTTCTTGTGCTGCCTTTCTTTATGAAGTGGTGATGATGATTG
Coding sequences:
- the LOC112171974 gene encoding jacalin-related lectin 3, which translates into the protein MSTFEEPEKKVVSVGPWGGQTGLMWDDGVYSTVRQLVIAHGSGIDSIQIEYDSKGCSFWSDKHGGNGGWKTDKVKLDYPEEFLTSIHGYYGKISEWGTVSVRSLTFKSNKRSYGPFGIEQGNYFSLPVTTGNKIVGFHGRSGWYLDAIGAYLKPIQNDQNHYSVVMAHTQYSYMTGGADIPAGYSLLQNCDVFLAIRPKDDPITTNPAASVPNKLFRQFSNSGDSSSDGIIRKTPSIERLPSKVEGVVTYGPWGGSGGSVFDDGVYSGIRQIKLSRNIGVVYIKVQYDSDGEAVWGAKHGGAGGYKSDRIIFDYPNEILTHITGTYGPAMGMGPNVIKSMSFQTTKKKHGPYGEEQGTQFSTKLREGKIVGIHGRTGLFLDAIGVHAIEGKVKVETKTSIETSPPLALTNSPHKAITAMVPLEPAGAIVPKESAGAIVPKEPAGAITEIDHPHWSSKLLRTNKGPVEEIACGVVKEPAPCGPGPWGGDGGRAWDDGVFTGIRQIHLTRSAEGICSMQIEYDRSGQFIWSVKHGGNGGTAPHRIKLDYPHEVLSCISGYYGCISKNERPQIIKSLTFYTSRGKYGPFGEEVGTFFTSTTTEGKVVGFHGRSSLYLDAIGVHMQHWLGSTQKTSRISLFKKF